Proteins co-encoded in one Clarias gariepinus isolate MV-2021 ecotype Netherlands chromosome 13, CGAR_prim_01v2, whole genome shotgun sequence genomic window:
- the LOC128535469 gene encoding intraflagellar transport protein 43 homolog, which produces MEDSLQIGDNGFNGFPKSTAKSGRRARQAVDQASVDESRPGRKSSSSGMSAPGEGPPPKPPRRQGGWAEESTVTGSAKAGRRQGAEEVEDRRLRPQTPKGSDDESDIPVIPDLDEVQEEDLTMQVAAPPSIQVNRVMTYRDLDNDLMKYSAFQTLDGDIDLKLLTKVLAPEQEVREEDVGWDWDHLFTEVSSELQTEWDQGEREEQSPLPVA; this is translated from the exons GATTTCCAAAAAGT ACCGCAAAAAGCGGCAGAAGGGCTCGCCAAGCTGTTGATCAGGCGTCTGTAGACGAGTCGCGACCCGGCAGGAAGTCGTCCTCCTCCGGCATGTCAGCGCCTGGAGAG GGACCTCCACCTAAGCCACCTCGCAGACAGGGAGGTTGGGCTGAAGAGTCCACCGTGACTGGCTCTGCCAA AGCTGGAAGAAGACAAGGTGCTGAAGAGGTCGAAGA CCGCCGGTTAAGGCCCCAGACCCCTAAGGGCTCAGACGATGAAAGCG ATATCCCCGTGATCCCAGACCTGGATGAAGTACAGGAAGAGGACCTCACCATGCAAGTGGCCGCACCTCCAAG TATCCAGGTAAACAGAGTGATGACCTACAGGGATCTGGACAATGATCTTATGAAGTATTCGGCATTTCAGACTCTG GATGGCGATATTGACCTGAAACTCCTCACTAAAGTTTTAGCACCGGAGCAGGAAGTGCGAGAG GAGGATGTTGGCTGGGACTGGGATCATCTATTTACGGAGGTGTCCTCCGAGCTGCAGACGGAATGGGatcaaggagagagagaggagcagtCTCCTCTTCCTGTGGCCTGA